A section of the Oryza sativa Japonica Group chromosome 1, ASM3414082v1 genome encodes:
- the LOC9269129 gene encoding uncharacterized protein yields MAPPRPASPQSLPPVAATRSRGRPYEGWTLKELIGEVRRLRRAASSAPPRPAGVLDLDQGDARASDTVAPSPPSPCESQEQPHHLGKRLEDVLISLRDVAFQFIKIGRQDEVRKIVNVAHDIVVNFCNAIRAPEAFKLVAAAENVKPHLLKIDHDDNLLFLQFKAALEREQQVHNVNHEIAISLDKYTNCPLSGTEIAELTQPLRRLSWCCVKRPGI; encoded by the exons atggcgCCCCCTCGGCCCGCTTCACCACAGAGCTTGCCGCCCGTGGCTGCCACCCGATCCCGCGGTCGCCCGTACGAGGGCTGGACTCTCAAGGAGCTGATTGGGGAGGTGCGCCGTCTACGACGAGCCgcctcctcggcgccgccccGGCCGGCGGGCGTCCTCGACCTCGACCAGGGGGACGCGCGCGCCTCGGACACGgtcgccccctcgccgccctcaCCGTGTGAATCCCAGGAGCAACCCCACCATCTTGGCAAG AGGCTGGAGGATGTGCTTATTTCCCTACGGGATGTCGCCTTCCAGTTCATCAAGATCGGTCGACAAGACGAG GTGCGTAAAATCGTGAATGTAGCACACGATATTGTGGTTAACTTCTGCAATGCCATTAGAGCGCCCGAAGCGTTCAAATTAGTGGCTGCTGCTGag AATGTGAAACCACATCTGTTGAAGATAGATCATGATGACAACCTTCTGTTTCTACAATTTAAGGCTGCACTGGAG AGGGAACAGCAGGTTCACAATGTTAACCATGAGATTGCTATATCTCTTGACAAGTACACCAATTGCCCACTGTCCGGGACGGAGATTGCAGAGTTAACTCAGCCATTGAGAAG GTTGTCCTGGTGCTGTGTCAAACGACCTGGTATTTGA